In Leptodactylus fuscus isolate aLepFus1 chromosome 2, aLepFus1.hap2, whole genome shotgun sequence, one genomic interval encodes:
- the LOC142194184 gene encoding olfactory receptor 4B13-like, protein MENGSRTSPDFVLIGLVEMENVKYLYSVLALVLYITNVMLSSAIICVIWMEAKLHEPMYVFIANLVFNAIIGSSTIFPKMMADLLLGFKTIDLSRCLVQSLFIECVAYTEIITFTIMAYDMYLAIGHPLRYSTLMTNEKALKSVSVTWVIVFIHRIIGVTLTARLSLCGAVINSVYCETMSLTHLACGDTTINNVFGTTSTVTVMVASLLIVTYCYVRTLVFCLKISASSSQKAIHTLVMHIAAFSTFMAASLFVGFRYRLNIGPQSSTTHVIISMTGITVSITLNPLIYGLRTEALRVRILASLRIANFGKILSKTK, encoded by the coding sequence ATGGAGAACGGGTCACGAACTAGTCCTGACTTTGTATTAATTGGTCTTGTAGAGATGGAAAATGTAAAGTATCTTTACTCTGTGCTGGCCTTGGTCCTGTACATAACCAACGTGATGTTATCTTCCGCCATCATCTGCGTCATCTGGATGGAGGCCAAGCTTCATGAACCCATGTACGTTTTTATAGCCAATTTGGTCTTCAACGCCATCATTGGGAGCTCCACCATCTTCCCCAAAATGATGGCCGATTTGCTCCTTGGGTTCAAAACTATTGACCTCTCCAGATGCCTTGTTCAATCGCTCTTCATTGAATGTGTGGCTTACACGGAAATTATTACTTTTACCATTATGGCCTACGACATGTATTTAGCTATCGGCCACCCATTGAGGTATTCGACTCTGATGACCAATGAGAAGGCTCTCAAGTCTGTCTCTGTTACTTGGGTCATTGTCTTCATACACCGAATCATAGGGGTGACATTGACTGCAAGGTTGTCCCTTTGTGGTGCGGTTATCAACAGTGTCTACTGCGAgaccatgtcccttactcacctgGCTTGCGGTGATACAACCATCAACAATGTCTTCGGCACAACCAGTACTGTCACTGTGATGGTCGCTTCCTTATTGATCGTCACCTATTGCTACGTGAGGACGCTTGTTTTTTGCCTCAAGATTTCAGCGTCATCATCTCAGAAGGCCATCCACACACTAGTGATGCACATTGCTGCCTTCTCTACCTTTATGGCCGCCTCCTTGTTTGTTGGTTTCCGCTACAGATTAAACATTGGCCCCCAGTCTTCTACTACACATGTCATAATCTCCATGACCGGAATAACGGTCTCCATCACCTTAAACCCTCTGATATATGGGTTAAGGACAGAAGCTCTGAGAGTACGCATTTTAGCAAGTCTACGAATagcaaattttggtaaaattttgtcAAAAACGAAGTAA
- the LOC142194185 gene encoding olfactory receptor 6N1-like, with protein sequence MENISLVNTQLILMGLSETGNFRYFFSFITTVVYVTVMVLSAMIMFVTYMEEALHEPMYIFISNLMFNQMYGSTALMPKLIVDLLTGCYTISFTGCLAQGFFLQSFPCVEYFTFTAMAYDRYLAVGHPLRYPMLMTHKTTMKILIEMWVYVFVGICTIILLASRQTLCGVEINSVFCETISLTHLSCGDTSLSVVFGFTWTLIMMVSCVLVVIYCYIRTFLVCLRISQEACQKAVHTLVTHIIAFSTFMAAAMLIVFRYKIKGESLSVVSHVVSVLVGALSFTLNPIIYGIRTEVLRTKILQKLQRHKRSRLKSNSE encoded by the coding sequence ATGGAAAACATCTCCTTGGTCAACACTCAGCTGATTCTTATGGGACTTTCTGAGACTGGTAACTTTAGATATTTCTTCTCTTTCATTACCACCGTGGTCTACGTGACAGTCATGGTGCTAAGTGCCATGATCATGTTTGTTACATACATGGAAGAAGCTCTTCACGAACCCATGTACATCTTCATCTCTAACCTTATGTTCAACCAGATGTATGGTAGCACGGCCTTGATGCCCAAACTCATCGTAGACCTCCTTACTGGGTGCTACACTATTTCCTTCACCGGGTGCCTGGCCCAAGGTTTCTTCCTCCAAAGTTTTCCTTGTGTTGAGTACTTCACTTTCACCGCCATGGCCTATGACCGATATCTGGCCGTTGGACACCCTTTGAGATACCCAATGCTGATGACCCATAAGACGACCATGAAGATCCTGATAGAGATGTGGGTTTACGTCTTTGTTGGTATTTGTACGATTATCCTTCTGGCCTCCAGGCAGACTTTGTGTGGGGTGGAAATTAACAGTGTGTTTTGTGAGACCATCTCGCTTACCCACCTATCTTGTGGTGACACCAGTCTTAGCGTTGTCTTCGGATTTACATGGACCTTGATTATGATGGTCAGCTGTGTCTTGGTTGTTATATATTGTTACATAAGGACATTCCTTGTCTGTCTCAGGATCTCTCAAGAAGCCTGCCAGAAGGCCGTCCACACCCTGGTCACCCATATCATTGCCTTTTCAACCTTCATGGCCGCAGCTATGCTCATTGTCTTCCGCTACAAGATTAAAGGAGAATCTTTGTCTGTGGTGTCGCATGTTGTGTCGGTTTTGGTCGGTGCGTTGTCCTTCACATTGAACCCCATCATATACGGCATCAGGACTGAGGTGCTAAGAACTAAAATTCTTCAAAAACTGCAGAGACATAAACGAAGTAGACTAAAAAGTAATTCTGAATAA